From the Maioricimonas rarisocia genome, one window contains:
- a CDS encoding GGDEF domain-containing protein, whose protein sequence is MSTLQQFLQPFRTDAFLLGLLAGAGCFYLLQHLLRQYRFQSVDPAAAGVVPDSMASLIPQLAGERDLALLHARTLDGLLKGLDGNTAAQRLLQNLIPDADRDFAVLLGRSERRFWTVAHRGRTEFTPPHTICFDDASEAVILRGQTMQLSGAELERSGLVRHLFGTQRYVPRQLIVSHLTETNGVELLLVTSTLPGEALPFEVRRDVVVELLEKISGRVTIPDALPTESHTLEMTREIFELRSLIDLDFRSNLELIEEFLSRLASLSGFHRASVYLASDGPLMPLNLLCRAGRSRGNEQQCAALEDRLAQYGITRADMCRLDDQQLKQFENDSCLGGVLTVPLRRQETLVGLLCLSRAAGAPEVDIDHELINWVAEYTVDIILRTVDHAVIERQARRDALTQLANRHAFQSELERNLRLADETQQPCSLVLVDLDHFKAINDRFGHLAGDEALRSVAKLLQATVSECGVRRPPVVARYGGEEFAILLPATGVDEAEQVAERLVRAVCSNRITYEDRAIPVTISAGVATRPDHALTERQLVAAADSALYHAKQSGRNQASSVDDVTVVPAVPDNCETGSPA, encoded by the coding sequence GTGTCGACACTGCAGCAATTTCTTCAACCATTCCGAACCGATGCGTTCCTGCTCGGCCTGCTCGCCGGAGCCGGATGCTTCTACCTGCTGCAGCACCTGCTCCGGCAGTATCGCTTTCAATCCGTCGATCCGGCAGCGGCTGGTGTCGTCCCCGACTCCATGGCGTCGCTCATCCCCCAACTCGCCGGCGAACGGGACCTCGCTCTGCTCCATGCACGGACTCTTGATGGACTGCTCAAGGGCCTGGACGGCAATACGGCGGCCCAGCGACTGCTGCAGAACCTGATCCCCGATGCCGATCGGGACTTCGCAGTCCTGCTCGGGCGCAGCGAACGCCGCTTCTGGACCGTTGCGCATCGGGGCCGCACCGAATTCACGCCACCCCATACGATCTGCTTCGACGATGCCTCGGAAGCCGTGATTCTCCGCGGACAGACAATGCAGCTCTCCGGGGCGGAGCTGGAGCGTTCCGGACTGGTGCGGCACCTGTTCGGGACACAGAGGTATGTCCCCCGGCAGCTGATCGTCAGTCACCTGACGGAAACGAACGGTGTGGAACTGCTGCTGGTAACCTCGACACTCCCCGGCGAAGCACTCCCGTTCGAGGTCCGCCGGGATGTCGTCGTCGAACTGCTGGAGAAAATCTCCGGACGCGTCACGATTCCCGACGCGCTGCCAACCGAAAGCCACACGCTGGAAATGACGCGGGAGATCTTCGAACTCCGCTCGCTGATCGACCTCGACTTCCGCTCGAATCTCGAACTGATCGAGGAGTTCCTCTCGCGGCTGGCCTCCCTCTCGGGGTTTCACCGGGCCTCGGTCTACCTCGCTTCCGACGGGCCATTGATGCCGCTCAATCTGCTGTGTCGGGCGGGGCGATCGCGCGGCAACGAACAGCAGTGTGCCGCTCTCGAAGACCGCCTGGCGCAGTACGGCATTACACGCGCCGACATGTGCCGCCTGGACGACCAGCAGTTGAAGCAGTTCGAGAATGATTCCTGCCTGGGAGGGGTTCTGACGGTTCCGCTGCGCCGCCAGGAAACGCTCGTGGGGCTGCTCTGCCTGAGCCGCGCCGCCGGAGCGCCCGAAGTCGACATCGACCACGAACTCATCAACTGGGTCGCGGAATACACCGTCGACATCATTCTGCGAACGGTCGACCACGCCGTCATCGAGCGGCAGGCCCGCCGGGACGCGCTGACCCAGCTGGCCAACCGTCACGCGTTCCAGTCCGAGCTGGAACGCAACCTTCGCCTGGCGGACGAGACGCAGCAGCCCTGTTCGCTCGTGCTCGTCGACCTCGACCACTTCAAGGCGATCAACGATCGTTTCGGTCACCTTGCCGGCGACGAAGCGCTCCGCTCGGTCGCGAAACTGCTCCAGGCAACCGTCTCCGAATGCGGAGTTCGTCGGCCCCCGGTCGTGGCCCGGTATGGTGGTGAGGAATTCGCCATCCTTCTGCCCGCCACCGGCGTCGACGAGGCCGAACAGGTTGCCGAACGTCTGGTTCGTGCCGTTTGCTCGAATCGCATCACGTACGAGGACCGTGCGATCCCGGTGACCATCAGTGCGGGCGTGGCCACCCGCCCCGACCATGCGCTGACCGAACGCCAGCTGGTCGCCGCCGCCGACTCGGCCCTGTACCACGCCAAGCAGAGCGGTCGCAATCAGGCCTCCTCGGTGGACGACGTGACGGTCGTCCCCGCCGTGCCGGACAACTGCGAAACCGGCTCACCCGCCTGA
- a CDS encoding CpaF family protein, with product MAAPSPVARGGRVESSADDFENLKRLIHGKLVDKLDLTRLGELQGDTLRREIRLVVEHLCDTENPLLNRSERERLIEEVLDETFGFGPLEILMKEEGVADIMINGPKHVFIEKNGRIQRSEVTFRDNEHLMQILDRIVSKVGRRVDETSPMVDARLPDGSRLNAIIPPLALDGPSITIRRFGARPLSLEDLLNFGAFTPEMVMLLEGAIKARLNIIISGGTGSGKTTLLNTLSSFIPNDQRMITIEDAAELQLQQEHVLRLETRPANIEGKGRVTATDLVKNALRMRPDRIIIGECRGPETLDMLQAMNTGHEGSMTTVHANNPRDAVSRIETMVTMGGTELPLKAIRHQLASAVDLIIQASRLQGGPRKVTYVTEVLNMEQDTIIMQDVFKFAQDGIDEDGRAFGHFEATGVRPAFMHRLEAAGIRLPGNLFAARPLGI from the coding sequence ATGGCTGCGCCTTCCCCTGTCGCACGCGGCGGTCGAGTCGAATCCTCGGCCGACGACTTCGAGAATCTGAAACGCCTGATTCACGGCAAGCTGGTCGACAAGCTCGACCTGACGCGCCTGGGTGAACTGCAGGGAGACACGCTCCGCCGCGAAATCCGGCTGGTCGTCGAACATCTCTGCGACACCGAGAACCCGCTGCTCAACCGCTCCGAGCGGGAACGCCTCATCGAGGAAGTTCTCGACGAGACATTCGGCTTCGGCCCCCTGGAAATCCTGATGAAGGAAGAGGGGGTCGCGGACATCATGATCAACGGCCCCAAGCACGTCTTCATCGAAAAGAACGGCCGGATCCAGCGGTCCGAGGTCACCTTCCGCGACAACGAACACCTGATGCAGATCCTCGACCGGATCGTCTCCAAGGTGGGACGGCGTGTCGACGAAACCTCGCCGATGGTGGATGCCCGGCTGCCGGACGGCTCCCGTCTGAACGCGATCATCCCGCCGCTCGCCCTCGACGGTCCCTCGATTACCATCCGGCGTTTCGGAGCCCGGCCGCTCTCGCTGGAAGACCTGCTCAACTTCGGTGCCTTCACGCCCGAAATGGTGATGCTCCTCGAAGGGGCCATCAAGGCCCGGCTGAACATCATCATCAGTGGTGGTACCGGTTCCGGTAAAACGACTTTGCTCAACACGCTCTCGAGCTTCATCCCCAACGATCAGCGAATGATCACCATCGAAGACGCCGCCGAACTTCAGCTGCAGCAGGAACACGTGCTGCGGCTGGAAACCCGGCCGGCCAACATCGAAGGCAAGGGACGTGTGACGGCCACCGACCTGGTCAAGAACGCCCTGCGTATGCGTCCCGACCGGATCATCATCGGCGAATGTCGTGGACCGGAAACGCTCGACATGCTGCAGGCCATGAACACCGGTCACGAAGGTTCGATGACCACCGTTCACGCCAACAACCCGCGCGATGCCGTCTCCCGTATCGAAACCATGGTCACCATGGGCGGGACGGAACTGCCGCTCAAGGCGATCCGTCACCAGCTCGCCTCGGCCGTCGACCTGATCATTCAGGCCAGTCGTCTGCAGGGTGGCCCGCGTAAGGTGACCTACGTGACCGAGGTCCTGAACATGGAACAGGACACGATCATCATGCAGGACGTCTTCAAATTCGCTCAGGACGGGATCGACGAAGATGGTCGCGCCTTCGGGCACTTCGAAGCGACCGGCGTGCGGCCTGCGTTCATGCACCGGCTCGAAGCGGCCGGCATCCGCCTGCCGGGCAACCTGTTTGCGGCACGTCCCCTCGGAATCTGA
- a CDS encoding type II secretion system F family protein: MTLDPTVISIAAFFGVTGLIMTAYLLFREFDSSSVEDRLDILAGRKPRTGDGEQVTKEALIKEGMEGLSGLLSRLADRFGALKLLFVQADSSMQPETFLLVSMGFGLVGVTMAMVARSPIPLYPVAGLMTGVLPLIWLLWRRKRRFKKFASQLPDAMELIARALRSGHSLASGLKVVVDEMPDPISTEFNAVYEEQNLGIPIEQALKNVFNRMPNMDYKFFATAVAIQRQSGGDLAEILDKIGHIIRERFKIMGQVQALTGEGRISGIVLMALPIALFFAVWHMNPDYVMLLFTDELGRKMVAVAAVLQILGAIAIKKIIAIKI, translated from the coding sequence ATGACACTGGACCCGACCGTCATATCGATCGCCGCCTTCTTTGGCGTGACCGGTCTGATCATGACCGCATATCTGCTGTTCCGGGAATTCGACAGCTCGTCGGTCGAAGACCGGCTGGATATTCTCGCCGGCCGCAAGCCCCGTACGGGCGACGGCGAACAGGTCACCAAAGAGGCGCTGATCAAGGAGGGCATGGAAGGGCTCTCCGGATTGCTCAGTCGCCTGGCCGACCGGTTTGGGGCGCTGAAACTGCTGTTCGTCCAGGCCGACTCGTCGATGCAGCCGGAAACGTTTCTGCTGGTCTCGATGGGCTTCGGCCTCGTCGGAGTGACCATGGCCATGGTGGCCCGTTCACCGATCCCGCTGTATCCGGTGGCCGGCCTGATGACTGGCGTCCTGCCGCTCATCTGGCTGCTGTGGCGACGCAAGCGGCGGTTCAAGAAGTTCGCCAGCCAGCTTCCGGACGCGATGGAACTGATTGCCCGGGCCCTCCGCTCCGGCCACAGTCTGGCCTCCGGGCTGAAGGTGGTCGTCGACGAAATGCCGGATCCGATCTCGACCGAATTCAATGCCGTCTACGAAGAACAGAACCTCGGCATTCCGATCGAGCAGGCGCTCAAGAACGTGTTCAACCGCATGCCGAACATGGACTACAAGTTCTTCGCGACCGCCGTGGCCATCCAGAGACAATCCGGCGGTGACCTTGCCGAGATCCTCGACAAGATCGGTCACATCATCCGCGAACGCTTCAAGATCATGGGCCAGGTGCAGGCGCTCACCGGTGAAGGCCGGATCAGCGGTATCGTGCTGATGGCCCTGCCGATTGCCCTGTTCTTTGCCGTCTGGCACATGAACCCCGACTACGTGATGCTGCTGTTCACCGACGAACTCGGACGCAAGATGGTCGCTGTCGCGGCGGTCCTGCAGATTCTCGGTGCAATTGCCATCAAGAAAATCATCGCCATCAAGATCTGA
- a CDS encoding type II secretion system F family protein, giving the protein MEYTQLIPLAVFGAITLGIWALLTAFTSKDSRASERLDFLKDPRTRPSESDGSNPNSVKGALQKAAPTLSKALQPKTDLEASALKVRLANAGFSSPNAATFYLAIKTGMLIAGLVLGGGVGVVTQGANMEGLTALVIGGGLGFYLPEIVLIVIRKQRMERVFLTMPDALDLLVVCVEAGLGLDAAMRRVSEELAESAPDICSELNMANMQLQMGRPRREVLHDLGVRTGVDDMRSLVAILIQADRFGSSIAQALRVQSDSMRVKRSQMAEEKAQQTAVKMIFPLVLFIFPGIFVVLVGPAAIMMIRNLLNT; this is encoded by the coding sequence ATGGAATATACCCAGCTGATCCCGCTCGCCGTCTTCGGCGCGATTACGCTCGGCATCTGGGCCCTGCTCACCGCATTCACGAGCAAGGACAGCCGCGCCTCCGAGCGGCTCGACTTCCTGAAGGATCCACGGACACGTCCGAGCGAAAGCGACGGCAGCAATCCCAACAGCGTGAAGGGGGCGCTGCAGAAGGCCGCTCCCACACTCTCCAAGGCGCTGCAGCCCAAGACCGACCTCGAAGCGAGCGCTCTGAAAGTGCGGCTGGCCAACGCCGGCTTCAGCTCTCCCAACGCGGCTACGTTCTACCTGGCCATCAAGACCGGAATGCTCATCGCAGGGCTGGTCCTCGGGGGCGGAGTGGGCGTCGTCACCCAGGGAGCCAACATGGAAGGCCTGACCGCGCTGGTGATCGGCGGCGGCCTCGGCTTCTACCTGCCGGAGATCGTCCTCATCGTCATCCGCAAGCAGCGGATGGAACGGGTCTTCCTTACGATGCCGGACGCCCTCGACCTGCTCGTCGTCTGCGTCGAGGCCGGACTGGGACTCGATGCCGCGATGCGGCGAGTCTCTGAAGAACTGGCCGAAAGCGCTCCTGACATCTGCTCCGAACTCAACATGGCCAACATGCAGCTGCAGATGGGCCGTCCCCGCCGCGAAGTGCTTCACGATCTGGGCGTGCGGACCGGCGTCGACGACATGCGGTCGCTGGTCGCCATCCTGATTCAGGCCGACCGCTTCGGTTCCTCGATCGCTCAGGCACTGCGTGTGCAGTCCGACAGCATGCGGGTCAAGCGAAGCCAGATGGCCGAAGAAAAGGCTCAGCAGACCGCGGTGAAGATGATCTTCCCGCTGGTGCTGTTCATTTTCCCCGGCATCTTCGTGGTGCTCGTGGGCCCGGCGGCGATCATGATGATTCGCAACCTGCTGAACACCTGA
- the pyrH gene encoding UMP kinase, which produces MSEPTSKPAYKRVILKLSGESFCRNREGGISMTEVARTSEQIKAVVESGVELAIVCGGGNILRGKQFSAVSEAIQPATAHYMGMLATVINGLALQDALENAGVPTRLQSAIRMEGVAEPFIRRRCVRHLEKGRVVILAAGTGSPFVTTDTAAALRAREIEADVLMKATRVDGVYSDDPEKNPHAVRYADISFGDVLSQGLQVMDAQAVHHCMEHGIPIMVFNFQREGNILRAIAGERIGTLVHPNGQKPSA; this is translated from the coding sequence ATGAGCGAGCCGACCAGCAAGCCGGCCTACAAACGAGTGATTCTCAAGCTGAGTGGCGAGAGTTTCTGCCGCAACCGCGAAGGCGGAATCAGCATGACGGAGGTCGCCCGCACGTCCGAGCAGATCAAGGCGGTCGTGGAGTCCGGCGTCGAACTGGCGATCGTCTGCGGCGGAGGCAACATTCTCCGTGGCAAGCAGTTTTCTGCCGTCAGCGAAGCCATCCAGCCCGCCACCGCCCACTACATGGGAATGCTGGCGACGGTCATCAACGGCCTGGCGCTGCAGGATGCTCTCGAGAATGCCGGCGTGCCGACGCGATTGCAGTCAGCCATCCGCATGGAGGGTGTGGCCGAACCGTTCATCCGCCGCCGCTGCGTCCGTCATCTGGAGAAGGGGCGCGTCGTCATCCTGGCAGCCGGGACGGGCAGTCCGTTCGTGACGACCGACACCGCCGCTGCACTGCGGGCCCGCGAGATCGAGGCGGACGTGCTGATGAAGGCGACCCGCGTCGACGGGGTCTATTCCGACGATCCGGAGAAGAATCCGCACGCGGTCCGCTATGCCGACATTTCCTTCGGCGACGTTCTCTCGCAGGGGCTGCAGGTGATGGACGCCCAGGCCGTGCACCACTGCATGGAGCACGGCATTCCGATCATGGTGTTCAACTTCCAGCGGGAAGGGAACATCCTGCGGGCGATCGCCGGCGAGAGGATCGGCACGCTGGTTCACCCGAACGGGCAGAAGCCCTCGGCCTAG